One Zeugodacus cucurbitae isolate PBARC_wt_2022May chromosome 3, idZeuCucr1.2, whole genome shotgun sequence genomic region harbors:
- the LOC128920334 gene encoding uncharacterized protein LOC128920334: protein MTKQKTADTFLATAIIKVGTLELRALIDSGSQKTLISEEAVQMLRLPKIKVTTEISGVSAECVEVSRHKVQLEIRPRFVSKFVAETEALVLSKLHKALPIKIFEKKAYIWKNKLLADPNFNKPSRIDVVIGADLYPKIMKAGIIKADGLLGQATMLGWIVSGNIERSRSKEVIAAMTTLKLEELERFWEMEEDEEEPKPEDDICEQNYIQTTTRDLTDRRFVVAIPFKKEKELGESRKTAVARLISMEKKFDAREDLKDGYKKFMREYQEMGHMKEVEKMGQGKYYLPHQAVIKKESTTTKLRVVFDASAKTTNGYSLNDVMLIGPRLQKDIVDIIVKWRMWRYVMSADVEKMYRQIKVREEDQEYQYILWRENPQEKIKEFKLTTVTYGTAAAPFLAVRTLHEIGNIYCKDNKNVHDVIKNDFYMDDLMTGGHTIRDCKELREKLMQTLQCAGFHLRKWLSNNPEIIDEYTQEANEIIQIEETDSVKTLGLQWEPKRDLFKFKAATQQIKKITKRTILSQLAKIFDPLGWLAPVTIVGRCFVQKLWSAGGSWDEPLNKELEEEWLKFAKQLDALDEITIPRWIGTNSNTKLELHAFGDASDKAYAAVIYAKVGQQVTLLLAKSKVNPIKNRKTIPKLELCGAHLLAIILNRVKKTLNLQCKMYAWSDSMVTLAWIQNKNNKEKFIRTRVNYINEMIPEAEWNYGCKDRRGFN from the exons ATGACCAAGCAGAAAACAGCAGATACATTTTTAGCAACGGCAATCATTAAGGTGGGAACGTTAGAACTAAGGGCCTTGATAGACAGCGGTTCGCAGAAAACTTTAATTTCTGAGGAAGCAGTGCAGATGTTAAGattaccaaaaataaaagtaacaacCGAGATAAGCGGCGTCTCAGCAGAATGCGTAGAAGTCTCGCGTCACAAAGTTCAATTGGAAATAAGACCCAGATTTGTTAGCAAGTTTGTAGCAGAAACAGAAGCTCTGGTGCTATCTAAATTGCACAAAGCActtccaataaaaatatttgaaaagaaggcgtatatttggaaaaacaaaTTACTAGCGGATCCAAATTTCAACAAACCAAGTCGTATTGATGTGGTCATTGGAGCTGATTTATATCCAAAGATAATGAAAGCAGGCATAATAAAAGCTGATGGATTATTAGGACAGGCCACAATGCTGGGTTGGATTGTGTCTGGGAATATTGAAAGATCCAGAAGCAAAGAAGTAATAGCAGCAATGACAACGCTTAAACTAGAGGAATTAGAAAGATTCTGGGAAATGGAAGAAGATGAAGAGGAGCCTAAACCAGAAGATGACATATGcgaacaaaattatatacagaCGACAACACGTGATTTAACAGATAGACGATTTGTTGTGGCCATACCATTTAAAAAGGAGAAAGAACTTGGAGAATCGAGGAAGACAGCGGTTGCACGACTTATCAGTATGGAAAAGAAATTTGATGCGAGAGAGGATCTAAAAGACGgttacaaaaagttcatgcGGGAGTATCAAGAGATGGGACACATGAAGGAAGTAGAAAAGATGGGTCAAGGTAAATATTACTTGCCCCATCAAGCAGTAATTAAAAaggaaagcacaacaacaaaattaagagTGGTCTTTGACGCatctgcaaaaacaacaaatggatACAGTTTGAACGACGTAATGCTAATCGGGCCAAGATTACAAAAAGACATTGTAGATATCATCGTAAAATGGCGTATGTGGCGTTATGTGATGAGTGCTGACGTCGAAAagatgtatcgacaaataaaagtcaGAGAGGAAGATCAAGAATACCAGTATATTCTATGGAGAGAAAATCCGCAGgagaaaataaaagagtttAAACTTACAACAGTCACATATggcacagcagcagcaccatTTTTAGCAGTAAGAACGTTACACGAGATTGGGAACATTTACTGCAAAGACAATAAAAACGTACATGATGTTATAAAGAACGATTTTTACATGGACGATCTCATGACAGGAGGTCACACTATTCGAGACTGTAAAGAATTACGCGAGAAACTAATGCAAACTTTACAGTGTGCAGGATTTCATTTGAGAAAATGGTTATCAAATAATCCTGAAATAATTGATGAATATACACAGGAGGCAaatgaaattattcaaatcgAAGAAACGGATTCAGTAAAGACATTGGGATTACAATGGGAACCAAAACGGGATCTTTTTAAGTTCAAGGCAGCAACACaacagataaaaaaaataaccaaacGGACAATATTATCACAATTGGCCAAAATATTTGATCCACTTGGATGGCTTGCACCAGTAACAATTGTAGGCAGATGCTTTGTGCAAAAACTTTGGTCGGCTGGTGGATCTTGGGACGAGCCATTAAACAAAGAGTTAGAAGAAGAGTGGCTGAAATTCGCTAAACAATTGGATGCTTTAGATGAAATAACTATTCCACGCTGGATCGGTACAAATAGCAACACCAAGTTGGAATTGCACGCATTTGGAGACGCATCTGATAAAGCATATGCAGCAGTAATATATGCAAAAGTGGGACAGCAAGTGACACTGTTGCTAGCCAAAAGCAAAGTGAACcctattaaaaatagaaaaacaataccCAAATTAGAACTTTGCGGTGCACATCTACTGGCTATTATATTGAATAGAGTCAAGAAGACATTGAATTTGCAATGTAAAATGTACGCATGGAGTGATTCAATGGTTACACTGGCATGgatccaaaataaaaacaacaaagagaaGTTTATACGCACCAGAGTAAACtatattaatgaaatgattCCGGAAGCCGAATGGAA CTATGGTTGCAAGGACCGTCGTGGCTTCAATTAA
- the LOC105212534 gene encoding protein shuttle craft translates to MSANPPPPISQIWQGGFGGGLSALITNGTDQQHQQTRNTLQNSINCPNSATMNSNNNNIAQVSEAAGGANNNYVNFTQFIMQHNFLGNNNGIGHTGETVGVEGVNANGNENVGAVGGATNAAVTQLNGGGRGHGHVGNTNDYYNFVDAMNSKANLDAGGDKAHLENIPQATNHYSNSLFSPYNNFGSLYSNSGQNVGGGYNAYSETNTNLVYFDNIYTPFGNGGGYYANPFATGFDFSASNLQASAPEFVPRFSNLSLNEANRENAEHTKQKDYETTSNVSKIEQNNMQNNALVEEQQYKGKEKNDNKVLDGVGSGAISIGSSGVDNVLQATTNNNTTTNAVNVDNAADSSKAAQRPENVSTKSEQSQGMYGNRSQCNGANITAHPSMFNPNVTGASSSGGAVSRYTGATNKQQSSSGGSRGSSSNGYSRNRNDYSGSPHNHERNGNGNGGVGGNKHNNDIIDKSEKPSARAERERERDRDARRYQNGRRSVDYHRSNKRRDDWNRNRDRINGFRVEEKYSTDNGKDSPLPSPEKKSSPKKVYPENEKLSQREKLIRDIETRRLECLVCVEPIKAHHGVWSCNNCYHILHLQCIIKWASSSKSDDGWRCPACQNVVKDVPRDYFCFCGKVKNPPYTRHDIAHTCGDTCGRIEGCTHACTLLCHPGPCPACQAYVKRECGCGKTTKTMQCCLKEPIECESICGKLLNCEVHKCPAKCHDGKCAPCAEKVEQQCHCTKQDRQVACTRDSHDKHSYSCGKQCGKDLACGNHKCKDCCHPGECRTCKLSPEVVTSCPCGKMPIVTGQRKSCLDAIPVCEGVCGKTLRCGKPAHPHHCTSKCHLGNCPPCNKQTAVKCRCGHMDQLIKCRQLSTRADDARCKKRCIKKRSCGKHKCNQECCIDIDHICPMPCNYTLSCGKHKCDQPCHRGNCPPCYRSSFEELYCECGAEVIYPPVPCGTKKPACKRPCSRTHPCQHPPQHNCHSAANCPPCMMFTTKWCFGQHEQRKTIPCSQESFSCGLACGKALSCGRHKCIKTCHEGACQAAGEVCKQHCTKLRATCGHKCMSPCHDGDCPDTPCKEMVEVQCECGNRKQMRLCHDLAREFSRIATAQLASSMAEMQRGNYMELSEILAPVKINKTNKTLDCNDECRLLERNRRLAIGLQIRNPDVPQKLQTKYSDFIRNFAKRDPTLVKSIHDALTTLVKLAKESKQKSRSHSFPTMNREKRQLVHEMCEMFGVESVAYDAEPNRNVVATAYKDRSWLPATSIMEVMQRESGQRRVPVPSNNAWGIKR, encoded by the exons ATGTCCGCAAATCCACCACCGCCCATATCACAAATTTGGCAAGGAGGATTCGGAGGTGGATTAAGTGCTTTAATAACAAATGGTACtgatcaacaacaccaacaaactaGAAATACGCTGCAAAACAGCATTAATTGTCCAAATTCTGCAACTAtgaacagcaataataacaacattgcacaagtcaGTGAAGCTGCAGGAGgagcaaataataattatgttaattttaCACAATTCATCATGCAGCACAATTTTTTGGGTAATAACAATGGTATTGGCCATACAGGCGAAACGGTTGGTGTTGAAGGTGTGAATGCTAACGGCAATGAAAATGTTGGTGCAGTTGGTGGTgcaacaaatgcagctgtcacaCAATTAAATGGTGGCGGACGAGGTCACGGACATGTTGGCAACACTAATGATTACTACAATTTCGTCGACGCAATGAATAGTAAGGCAAATCTTGATGCTGGTGGAGATAAGGCGCATTTGGAGAACATACCGCAAGCAACAAAt CATTATTCCAACAGTCTTTTCTCGCCATATAACAACTTTGGCAGCCTATATTCAAACAGTGGCCAAAATGTTGGTGGAGGCTACAACGCATACAGTGAGACTAATAcaaatttggtttattttgACAATATTTACACGCCTTTTGGCAATGGCGGTGGCTATTATGCGAACCCGTTTGCCACTGGTTTTGACTTTAGTGCTTCGAATTTGCAAGCTTCAGCACCTGAATTTGTTCCGCGTTTCAGTAATCTCagtttaaatgaagcaaatcgtGAAAATGCGGAGCATACTAAGCAAAAAGATTATGAAACAACTAGTAACGTCAGTAAGATTGAAcaaaataatatgcaaaataatgcCTTAGTTGAAGAGCAGCAATACAAAGGCAAAgagaaaaatgataataaagtaTTGGATGGTGTTGGCAGCGGCGCAATTTCTATTGGTAGTAGTGGTGTGGACAACGTTCTACAAgcgacaacaaacaacaatactaCAACGAACGCAGTAAACGTTGACAACGCAGCCGATAGCTCAAAGGCAGCACAACGTCCAGAAAATGTTAGCACAAAAAGTGAACAGAGTCAAGGGATGTACGGCAACAGGAGTCAATGTAATGGCGCCAATATAACGGCACATCCAAGCATGTTTAATCCTAATGTAACTGGTGCATCCTCAAGCGGTGGCGCTGTCTCACGTTACACCGGCGCTACAAATAAGCAACAGTCATCTAGCGGTGGTTCAAGAGGTTCGTCATCGAATGGTTATTCACGTAATCGCAATGATTACTCTGGCTCGCCACACAACCACGAACgcaatggcaatggcaatggTGGTGTTGGTGGTAATAAGCACAACAATGACATCATAGATAAGTCGGAGAAGCCATCAGCTCGAGCTGAGCGTGAGCGAGAACGCGATCGTGATGCGCGTCGCTATCAAAACGGGCGTCGCTCTGTTGACTATCATCGCAGCAATAAGCGTCGCGATGATTGGAATCGCAATCGCGATCGTATAAATGGTTTTCGTGTGGAAGAGAAATACTCAACAGATAATGGCAAAGATAGTCCATTACCTTCACCAGAAAAG AAGTCTTCGCCGAAAAAAGTCTACCCGGAAAATGAGAAACTATCGCAACGTGAAAAACTCATACGCGACATTGAAACGCGTCGTTTGGAGTGTTTGGTTTGCGTTGAGCCAATCAAGGCACATCATGGCGTTTGGTCATGCAACAACTGCTATCACATACTCCATTTGCAGTGCATCATTAAATGGGCTtcatcgtcgaaatcggatGATGGCTGGCGTTGCCCAGCCTGCCAGAATGTCGTCAAGGATGTGCCACGCGACTATTTCTGTTTCTGTGGTAAAGTGAAGAATCCACCATATACTCGTCATGATATCGCACACACATGTGGCGACACCTGTGGACGCATTGAAGGCTGCACACACGCTTGTACGCTGCTCTGTCATCCCGGACCGTGTCCAGCGTGTCAGGCATATGTGAAACGTGAATGCGGTTGCGGCAAGACAACCAAAACAATGCAATGTTGTCTCAAAGAGCCCATTGAGTGCGAATCGATTTGTGGCAAGCTATTGAATTGTGAGGTGCACAAATGCCCGGCTAAGTGTCATGATGGCAAGTGTGCGCCATGCGCTGAGAAGGTAGAACAGCAGTGTCACTGCACCAAGCAGGATCGTCAAGTGGCCTGCACACGCGATTCGCATGATAAGCACAGTTACTCTTGTGGCAAGCAATGTGGCAAAGATTTGGCTTGTGGCAATCACAAGTGCAAGGATTGCTGTCATCCCGGTGAATGTCGCACATGCAAACTTAGTCCCGAAGTGGTCACCTCGTGCCCTTGCGGTAAAATGCCAATAGTTACGGGGCAGCGAAAATCCTGTTTGGACGCGATACCCGTTTGTGAGGGCGTATGCGGCAAGACATTACGCTGTGGCAAGCCAGCACATCCACATCATTGCACCAGCAAATGCCATCTAGGCAATTGCCCACCTTGCAACAAGCAGACCGCCGTCAAATGTCGTTGCGGTCACATGGATCAGTTAATCAAGTGTCGTCAGTTGTCGACGCGTGCCGACGACGCGCGTTGCAAGAAGCGCTGCATAAAGAAACGCTCGTGCGGTAAGCACAAATGTAACCAGGAATGCTGTATCGATATCGATCACATCTGCCCGATGCCTTGCAACTATACACTGTCGTGTGGTAAACACAAATGCGATCAACCCTGCCACCGCGGCAACTGTCCGCCTTGCTATCGCAGCTCCTTCGAGGAGCTATACTGTGAATGTGGCGCCGAAGTTATATATCCGCCAGTGCCTTGTGGCACCAAGAAGCCGGCTTGCAAGCGCCCATGCTCACGCACGCATCCCTGTCAGCATCCACCACAGCACAACTGTCACTCGGCTGCCAATTGCCCACCGTGCATGATGTTCACCACCAAATGGTGCTTTGGCCAGCATGAGCAACGCAAGACCATTCCGTGCTCACAGGAGAGTTTCAGTTGTGGCTTAGCATGTGGCAAGGCGTTGTCATGTGGACGCCACAAGTGCATCAAAACATGCCATGAGGGTGCATGCCAGGCAGCCGGTGAGGTGTGTAAGCAACACTGCACCAAATTGCGTGCCACCTGTGGTCACAAGTGCATGTCGCCGTGTCATGATGGTGATTGCCCGGATACACCGTGCAAAGAAATG GTTGAAGTACAATGCGAATGCGGCAATCGTAAGCAGATGCGTTTGTGCCACGATTTGGCACGTGAATTTAGTCGCATTGCCACTGCCCAATTAGCCTCGTCAATGGCCGAAATGCAGCGCGGTAATTACATGGAACTGAGCGAAATACTCGCTCCCGTCAAGATCAATAAGACAAATAAAAC TTTGGATTGCAATGATGAGTGCCGTTTGCTCGAACGTAATCGTCGCCTCGCTATTGGCCTACAAATCCGTAATCCCGATGTGCCGCAGAAATTACAAACCAAATATTCTGATTTTATACGCAATTTTGCTAAGCGTGACCCCACTTTGGTTAAGTCCATACATGATGCACTAACCACACTGGTGAAGCTGGCCAAGGAGAGCAAACAGAAATCACGTAGTCACTCGTTTCCGACAATGAATCGCGAGAAGCGTCAACTGGTGCATGAGATGTGCGAAATGTTCGGTGTCGAATCGGTGGCCTACGATGCGGAGCCCAATCGCAATGTGGTAGCTACTGCTTATAAGGACAGG tcATGGTTGCCGGCCACCAGCATTATGGAGGTTATGCAGCGCGAATCCGGTCAGCGTCGCGTGCCGGTGCCCAGCAACAATGCCTGGGGCATTAAGAGATAA